Sequence from the candidate division WOR-3 bacterium genome:
AAGATTGAGGACCGGACGACTGAGAACATGTCAATTCAAGAAGCCATGAAGCTTCTTAGAGGCACCCCTGGGACCAAGGTGCATATTACCTGTCAGCGTGAGGGAGTAAGTGAACCGCTAAACTTCTCAATTGTCCGGGATACAATTAAGATTAAGGCTGTCCCGTATTTTGGAGTGGTGGCCGATGGTATTGGTTATATCCGACTGGCCGATTTTTCTAGGGTGGCGCGTAGTGAGGTGGAGCAGGCCTTAGATAGTCTTTTTGGTAAGTACGGTGTGCGTAAGATTATTTTAGATTTGCGTTCTAATCCCGGTGGTTATCTCCAAGAAGGTTTTGAGGTCTCTGATCTCTTTTTAAGCTCTGGTAAAACTGTAGTTGTGGCCCAGGGTCGCAAGCCGGATACGCGGCGCGAGTATATTGCCACAACTGAAGGTAAAGATGGTGATTTCCCCGTGGTGGTGCTCATAGACCGGGGTTCAGCTTCGGCTTCGGAGATTGTGGCCGGGGCCTTGCAGGATTGGGAACGGGCCTTGATTTTAGGTGATACGAGCTTTGGCAAAGGTTCCGTCCAGACCATCCATCCAATTGATGAAGCCAATGCCATAAAACTGACTACCGCATACTGGTACACACCAAGTGGCCGGTGTATCAATCGACCGACCAAGATCAAAGTGGCCAAGGATACAACCGATAAACAGACGAGCAAGAAGTACCACTCCTTAGGTCCGAAGAAGCGACTTTTATATGGTGGGGGTGGCATTGCGCCCGATATTTATTTGCCGTATCCCAAGGCCTCTGAACTTGAAGCCAAGCTGCTCCAGAGTGGTGCTTTCTTTGATTTTGCCGTCAAGTATGTAGCCTATCATCCCAAGATTAACGAAAATTTTGTGGCTTCTGATGAGGTCTTAGCTGAGTTTAAAGAATACCTGAAAACCAAGAAGATTGAGTTTACCGACGAGACTTTTGAACAGAGTAAAGAGTATATCCGTGGTGAACTCACCAGAGAAATTCACGGTAAACTTTTTGGCATCGCCGGGGAGTATCGGGTCCGGCTTAAAAATGACCCGCAAGTCAGACGGGCCATTGAGCTCCTACGCGGGGCCAATACAGCTAGTGATCTCTTGAAACATCTGAGTCAATAATTTCTCCGAAATCTATTTATCAGTTCCGGGGACGGTATGGGGACGGTGGGGTAGTCCCCGGGTTTTTATTGGCTTAATTTTGCAAAAGCGCAGCGGCCATAAAAGTCTAAGGATGATAGATTCCTGGTATCACAAAATTGAA
This genomic interval carries:
- a CDS encoding S41 family peptidase is translated as MTKLTRDKTKILASLVIAVVIVVGGFFVARLWAQRISGLRASLERFSYILNLIINEYVVEVDSDKLIKRSIEGMLEGLDPYSNFLEAEEFSELKTKLEAQFGGIGIYIGTRDNYPAVISPIEGTPAYRAGLRAGDKIIKIEDRTTENMSIQEAMKLLRGTPGTKVHITCQREGVSEPLNFSIVRDTIKIKAVPYFGVVADGIGYIRLADFSRVARSEVEQALDSLFGKYGVRKIILDLRSNPGGYLQEGFEVSDLFLSSGKTVVVAQGRKPDTRREYIATTEGKDGDFPVVVLIDRGSASASEIVAGALQDWERALILGDTSFGKGSVQTIHPIDEANAIKLTTAYWYTPSGRCINRPTKIKVAKDTTDKQTSKKYHSLGPKKRLLYGGGGIAPDIYLPYPKASELEAKLLQSGAFFDFAVKYVAYHPKINENFVASDEVLAEFKEYLKTKKIEFTDETFEQSKEYIRGELTREIHGKLFGIAGEYRVRLKNDPQVRRAIELLRGANTASDLLKHLSQ